ATGAGGACGCCAACCACGCCGCCCGCGTTCTGCGCCTCAAGGAGGGCGATCCGCTCTACGCCCTCGACGGCAAGGGCACCCTCTTCCATGCCGAGGTGACGGCCCTCGACAAGCGCGCGGTGACTTGCCGCGTGACGGCCCAGGAGTCCGCAGGCGGGGAGCTCGGCGTGCAGCTGACCCTCGTGCAGGGCATGCCCAAGGGTGAGAAGTTCGAGTGGATCGTCCAGAAGGCCACCGAGCTCGGCGTCTCGCGGATCGTCCCGGTTTTGACCGAGCGCTCGGTGGTGAAGATCCAGGGTGACAAGGCCCAGGACAAGGTGCGCCGCTGGCAGGCGATCGCCAAGGAAGCGGCCGAGCAATGCGAGCGGGCCCTGGTCCCCACCGTCGAGGCGCCCATTCCCTTTCGCGCATGGCTTGCGGCTTCGCAGGCAGAGGCCGTGACGCGCCTGGCGTGCCTCGAGCGCGAGGGCAAGGTGCCGCTCGTGAAGGCCCTTGCTCAGCCGCGCGTGCCGGGTGCCGTCGAGTTGGTGGTGGGCCCCGAAGGCGGCTTCACCCCGAGCGAAGGCGAGGCCCTCGTGGCATCGGGGGCTATCGCCGTCAGCCTCGGCACCCGCATCCTGCGCACGGAAACGGCCAGCCTTGCGGCCCTGGCCATCGCGGGGGCGCTGTTCGAGGGGTGAGTTAGCGGGGTTTCGTCTTCTTGGGCGCCGGGTTTCCCGGCGCCTTTTGCTTGGCGGGCGCGGGGGCCTGCGCGCTTGCTTGCTCTGCGGCGCGCTTGGCCATCATGGAGGCGATGGATTCGTGGGAGCCGCCATCGACCGGGGGGCTGTTGTCGGGTTGCTTGCGGGCCTTGGCCATGAGCGAGGCCATCGCCTCGAGCGACGGGCGCAGCATCTGATCGAGGGCGCTGGTGAACTTTTCCTTGACCGTCTGGGGCTCGGTGCGCACGGGCAGCGGGGCCGCATGCGGGGTGGTGAGCGGCGCGGTGAAGGGCTGGGTCTTCTGGGGCTGGCGCGAGGCGAGGCTGAGGGTGCCCGCCGCGTGGTTCGTGAGCGGCGCGGTCGGCATGTGGGCCGGGGCGCGCTGCGGCAGGGTGCTGCGGTCGAGCTGGCGCGGCGGTTCGAAGTCGCGCGGCAGGTTGGTGAGGTCGATGGCAGCAGGGGCTGCGGGCTTGGCGCCGGCCTTGCCCTTCTTCTTGGGGGCGGCTGCCGGGGCAGCGCCTGTCCCGGCGCTCTCGGCGCCGAGCTTGGCGAGCGCATCGCTTGCGAGCTGCGCGTACTTGGGGAAGTGCAGGGTGCGCTGCCAGAGCTTGATCGCCTTTTCCTTCTCGCCCTGGCGATCGCAGAGGCGCGCGGCCGCCACGTACGCCATCTCGTTGTCCGGTGCCATGGCGATCACCGCCTCGAAGGCCTTGATCGCCTGGGGGAAGTCCTTGAGGTTGGCGAAAGAGCGTCCCAGCCCCTCGTAGACTTCGAGGGTCGGCTCCTGGAGCTGGAGCACCCGGCAGTACTCGTAAGCTGCCTGGCGAAAGTCATTGAGCCGCAGGGCGCAGTGGCCGAGGAGCAGGTGGACCGGTGCGAAGTCCTCCTGCTGCTGGATGATCAGAAAAGCCTGCGAGGTGGCGCGCTGCAGGTCGCCCGCGTCGTAGGCGGCCTGCGCCAGCTGGAAGCGGGCCGCCACGGCTTTGGGGTCGTTGCGCAGCGCCAGGTTGAGGGCCTTGGTCGCTTCGTCGTAACGGCCCTTGCTGCGGTGGATGGTGCCGATCAGGATGAAGGCGTCGGTCAGGGTGGGGTCGAGCGCGACGGCAGCCTTGAGCTCGTCGAGCGCTGCCTCGTGATCGCCCTGCTGGAAACGGGCCTCGCCCAGGTAGTACTGGTTCAAGGGGCTGGGCCTCAGGGTCATGGCTTGCTCGAGCGCTGCGACCGCTTCGGCGTAGGCGCCGGTGCGACTCTTGCTACGACCGAGCAGGGCCAGCGCCTGGGCCTGGATCCCGCTGTCCTCGGCCGTGACCTTGCCGAGTGCCGCAATGGCGTCGGGGTAGGCCTGGGCGTTGAAGGCGTCGGTCGCTGCTTTCAACAGGTCTCGGTTGCTTGGGGCGGGAGCTGCCATGTGCTACCTAGCCCTTCGGTTTGGGGCGGGGCGTCGTCGGCTTGGCAGGTCCCGGCTTGGCGGGCGCAGGCTTTGCGGGCGCCCCCGGGGCGCCCTTCAGGGATGGGCGCGCGGCGGCCTGCGGCGGCGTCGGCTGGACGGGCGGGATGGGCGCGCTCGGGGTTTTGCCCGGCTGGATCTTGGCGAGGAGCCCGGTCTTGACCTTGTTGACCATCTCGGGGTTGAGGCGGCCGGTCACGCTGCGGACCATGGCGTTCGCCGACTCTTGGACGCCCGAGAGGTCGATGGCGTCCTTGAGCGGGGTCTTGTCGATCAGGCGGTTGAGGCCGTCGAAGAGGTTGTCGAGCGGCGTGGTGGGGGACGCCGGCTGCGGCACCGGGCGCGGCGGCAAGGGGCCGGAGGTGCTCGTGGGGGTCTTGCCGAGCGGCGCGGTCTTGCTCGCGCCGATGACGCGGCCCGGCGCCTGGGTCGGCAGCGACTTGGGGAGCGTGGCGCGATCGATCATCTTGGGAGGCGAGAAGGAGACCGCCGGGCCCTTGGGCTTGGGAGCGCTCGCGACATCGGGCTTGGCGCCCTTGGCGCCCTTCTTGCCCTTCTTCTCGGCCTTTGGAGCCGGAGGCGCCTCGACGGGCAGCCCCAGCCGCACCAGGGCGTCGCCTGCGAGCTGCGCCGAGTTGGGGAAGCGCAAGAGCTGCCGGAAGTACTTGCCGGCCGTCTCCTTGTCGCCGTGGCGCTCGGCCAGGCGCGCCACCGCCGAGAGGGCGAGCTCGTTGCTCGGATCCATGTCGAGGGAGGCTTCGAACGCCTGGATGGCCTGGGGCAGGTCGTGCAAGTGCGCGAAGGCGCGGCCCAGCGACACGTAGACGGCGGCGTCGGGCCCGTTCAGCTCGAGCACACGGCAGAACTCGACGGCGGCCTGGCGGAAGTCGCTCAGCTTGAGGGAGATGTTGGCCAACAGCAGGTGCGCCGGGGCGAACTGTTCGGAGTGCTGTAACACCAGGTGGGCCTGGGAGGCGGCACGCTGCATGTCGCCCAGCTCGAAGGCGACCTGGGCGATCTGGTAGCGTGCCACAATCGCCTTGGGGTCGTTCTTGAGGGCCTTGTCGAAGCAGGGGACCGCTTCCTTGTAGCGGCCGGCCTCCTTGCGCACCACCCCGAGCAGGATGTAGGCGTCGGTCAGGGTCTCGTCCGACTGGGCGGCGTTGGAGAGGCACGACTCGGCCCCCTCGCGATCGCCCATCTGGTAGAGGCACTCGCCCAGGTGATAGAGGGTGCGCGCGCTCTGGCGGGTGTTGTAGGACTCCTCGAAGCAGAACCGCGCCTGGTCCAGCTGCTTGGTACGCGCGTAGGAGCGGCCCAGCATCAAGAGGGCCTGTGCATAGGCCGACGGGTCCTGGGCGGTGATGCGGCTGAGGGTGGCGATCGCCGTGGCGTCGTCGCCCGCCTCGAAGGCCGCATGGCCGGCTCTGAGAATCTCCTGGTTGGTCATCGAGCGTCTTATACCCTAAGCGTGGTGAGAAAAACTGTTTGGTCGAGCCGCCCAAGGCGGTCGGGCCGTCTACATCCCCGGTGGGGGAGGCGCTAATGCGTGGTCGAGGCATCCCCGCCGTCGGCTAGTTGCGCGATCTTGCGAAGGCGGTGGTTGATGGCCGACTTGGAGAGGGGCGGCGAGTGGAGCTCGGCCAATTGGGCGAGGCTTGCGAAGGGATTCTCGCGTCGGAGCTCGGCGGTCTCCACCAGCTCGGGCGGCAGCGCCTTGAGGCGGCCGGTGTTCTCGAGGGTCTCGATCCGGGCGATCTGCTCCTGGGCGGTCGAAACGGTCCGGTCCAGGTTCGCCGTCTCGCAGTTGACCGCGCGCTGGACGTTGTTTTTGAGGTCTCGGCTGATGAGCAGCTCTTCGAGGGCCAAGAGGGCGGGAACCGCGCCGACCAGAGTCAAGAAGGTGGCGATGTCCTCGCTCTTCTTCACGTAGGCGGTCCAGTGGGCATGGCCCGAGCGGCGGTAGTGCCCCGCCTTGACCCCTTCGTCCTGGAGGAGCACGACGATCCACGAGCTCAGCTCGCCGGTGGCAGTGAACTCCAGGTGGTACGCCCGCTCAGGGTTGACGATCGAGCCGCAGCCGAGGAAGGCCCCGCGCAAGAAGGCACGGCGGCAGCAGGCACGCCGGCGGATGGTGCGCTGCAAGTCGTCGAGGCTCATGACCCCGCCCAGCCCCTCGGCGGGGATGGGGAGTACCAGGCGGTAGTGAGTGCCGCGCTGCGAGGGGTCCGGGTCGTGCAGGTGAGGGGTGACGCCGAGTGCTTGCTTGGCGAGCTTGAAGAGGAGTCGCGCCACCCCTCCGTTTTCGAGCGAGACGATCAGCTGGCCCTCGGCGGCCTCGGAGGCGCAGACCGAGAGCAGCGCCAGCAGCAGGGCCTTCTGGCAGCAGGGGCGGTCGTTCTCGACCTGGGCGAGGTGGCTGCGCACCTCCTGGGAGAAGGTCGGCGCGCTCATAGCCACCCCTTGCTCTTGGCGGACCATTCGGCCTCGGTGGGGAAGGGCAGGATCTTCTCGCCCGATTCCTTGCGGGCCTTGAGGAGCCACTCCACGATGGCGCGCGCAAGCGCGGCGGGGTCGTGCCGGACCACGTCCCCCTCGTCGAGCAGGGGAGCGCTGAAGGCCTGGACGCCAAGGGCCTTGCAGGCCTCTCGGTCGAAGGCGACCGGGTGCTGGCCCTGGGCCTCGTACTTTTCGAGCAGGCGCTGGGGCAGCTCCTGGTTGGCCAGCACGTCCTGGATGATGTCGGGCCCGCCCAGGCGCTGGAGGGCGCGGACGTGATCCGCGACGGAGTAGCGATCGGTTTCGCCGGGCTGGGTCATGACGTTGCAGACGTACAGCCTGGGTGCCTTGCTCATGAGCAGGGCCTCCACGATCTCGGGGATGAGCAGGTTGGGGGCGAGGCTGGTGTAGAGGCTGCCGGGCCCGATGATGATGGCGTCCGCCTCCTGGATGGCGCGGATCGCCTCGGGCAGGGCCATCGGGGCCTCGGGCTCCGAGCGGACCATGGCGATGGGCACCGGGCTCGTCGAGATCTGCTGCTCGCCGCGGACCACCTCGCCACCTTCGAGGATGGCGACGAGCTCCATGGCTTCGAGGGTCGCGGGCAGCACCTGGCCGCGGACCGCAAGAACGCTGCTCGAGGCGCGGATGGCCTGCTCCAGATCGCCCGTGATGTCGGCCATGGCCGTGAGGAAGAGGTTGCCGAACGAGTGGCCCAAAAGCGAGCTGCCCGCCGTGAAGCGATAGTCGAAGAGCTTGGTGAGCAGCTCCTCTTCGCCGGCGAGAGCGGTGAGGCAGTGGCGCAGATCGCCGGGCGGCAGCACCCCCAGCTCCTCGCGCAGGCGGCCGCTGGAGCCCCCGTTGTCGGTCATGGCCACGATGGCGGTGATGTTGTCCGAGTAGGCCTTGAGCCCGCGCAGCAGGGTCGAGAGGCCGGTGCCGCCCCCGATGGCGACGAGCTTGGGCCCCCGGCGCACCCGCTGGCGGTGGAAGGCATCCACCAGGCGCGGCGGCGCGGGGTGCAGCACCCATACCACCTCGCGGATGAGGCGCCGGGCGCCGAGAAAGGCGATCACCGCCCCCAGGGCCAGGAGCGCAACCCCTTCGATGACGGTCGCCACGCGCGGCTCGCGCCCGCGCAGCTCCATGAGCACGAAGTAGGTCAGGAAGATCACCCCGGTGTTGCTCAGGAGAACCCCGAACAACGAAAGGGCGACCCAGCGCTTGATGCCGAGGCCCGGAGTGAGCCAGCGAAGCAGCTGCCGCATGGCCGTTTTAGGCGCCCGCGCGGGGCTGCGGCTCGGCGCCGTAGTAGTCGGGATGGCGCGAGATGTCGCGGTGCTCCTCGATGACCGGGGTCTCGCCCCGACGCAGGTACTCGGCCAGGTAGTGGGCGATCGCCACCGAGCGGTGGCGGCCGCCGGTGCAGCCGATGGCGATCGCCAGGTGGGTCTTGCCCTCCTTGCGGTAGTGGGGCACCAGGAACGAGGCCAGGTCGATGAAGCGCTCGAGGAACTCCAGGGTGACCGGGTGGCTCAGGACGAAGTCCTGGACCTTCTCGTCGAGGCCGGTGAAGGGCCTGAGGTCCGGGTCGTAGTGAGGGTTGGGCAAGAAGCGCACGTCGAAGACCAGGTCCGCGTCCATGGGCGGGCCGTACTTGAAGCCGAAGCTCTTGACCGTCACCTGCATGGAGCCGTCGACCTGATCGGTCTGGATGAAGCTCGCGATGAGCTTCTCCTTGAGCTGCTTGCCGGTCAGGTCCGAGGTGTCGATGATGACGTCGGCGGCCGCGCGGATCTCGGCGAGGCGATCGCGTTCCTGCTTGATCGAGTCGACGAGGGTGGCCTCGCCCCAGAGGGGATGACGCCGGCGGGTCTCGCTGAAGCGGGTCAGCAGGATGTTGTCCGAGGCTTCCAGGAAGACCACCGTGGTGGGGTAGCCCTTGGGCTTGATCTGCTCCAAGACGTTCGTCAGCTCGTCGAGGAAGCTGCCGCCGCGCGAGTCCATCACCACCGCGATCTGGTGCATGCTGGGATAGGTCAGCTCGATGAACTGGGGCAAGAGCGGCGGGATCAGGTTGTCCACGCAGAGGAAGCCCATGTCCTCGAAGCAGCGGATTGCGAGGCTCTTGCCCGCCCCGGAGAGGCCCGTGACGATGAAGATGGCGTTTTGACGGGCGCTCATGACGGGGGGACCTCCTGCCGAATGGACCGGCGGTGCGAGAAAGGGGCGGCTTTCGATTATATCACGCTGACCCGCTTTGCCTCGGACCCCTTGGCCCCTTTCGGCGTGGGCATCTGCTAGACTGTCATCGTCCTGCCCCGCGCCCGAGTAAGGAGTCTGCCCATGCGCCCGAAACTGATCGCCACCGACCTCGATGGGACCTTCATCGGGCGCGACCTCGAGGTCTCGGAGCGCAACCGGCGGGCCGTGGAGCTTGCCCACGAGGCCGGGGTCCACTTCGTGATGGCGACCGGGCGCATGTACCGCGCCACCCTGCCCTACGCCCGGGCCTGCGGGGTCAAGACCCCGCTCATCACCTACCAGGGGGCGCTGATCCGGGACCACCTCACCGAGGCGGACCTGTGGCACCGCACCATCCCCATGCCCCTCGCCCACGAGGCGCTCGAGTCGCTGAGGGCGTCGGGCTTCCATCTCAACTTGTACGTGGATGACGAGCTCATCGTCGAGCGCATGAGCCCCGAGGCCGAGCTCTACTCCAGCGTCTCGCGGGTCGTTCCCAAGGTGGTGCCCACCTTCGAGGAGGCCCTCACGACCGAGCCGACCAAGATCGTCGCGATCGCCGAGGCCGAGGCGGTCCAGAAGTGGGTGCCCGCCCTGCGCGAGCGCTTCGGCGAGCAGCTCTACGTCACCGAGTCGATCCCCATCTTCCTCGAGATCGCGAACCCCACCATCCGCAAGAGCGTCGCCCTCCAGCACGTGGCAGAACGCCTGGGGGTCTCGCGCGAGGAGATCGTGGCCTTCGGCGACGGCATGAACGACCTGGACATGCTGGAGTACGCGGGGCTCGGCGTGGCGATGGGCAACGCGCCCGACGCCGTCAAGGCCGTCGCCGATCGCGTCACCCACCACGTGCGCGAGGACGGGGTGGCCCGGGTGATCGAGGAGCTGTTGAGCTAGCGCTCGCGGGTGCTGGTCTGGATCGCTTCGAGCGCATCCACGCAACCGGCGCCGTACTGCTGATCCCAGCCGGCCGTACCCAGGTCGCGGGCGCTCGTGACGATCCACTTGCGCAGGGTCTTGGCCGAGGGCGGGCGCGAGGGGTGGATGAGCAGGGCCGCGAGGCCGCTCACGTGGGGGGCTGCGGCCGAAGTGCCGCCAAAGCGGCCGTAGCCGCCGATGGCGAGGGCGGGCACGTCGTCGGCAGGGGCCGTCACGGTCACGAACGCCCCATAGTTGGAGTAGCTCGCGCGCCGGTCGTTCCGGTCCAGGGCGCCCACCGCGATCAGGCCCTCGAAGCCGGGCTCCGAGCTCCAGCAGGCGGGATAGGTCTTGATCGGCCGATCTCCGATGTTGCCGGCCGCGGCCACGATCGCCACGTTGCGCTCGAGGGCGTATGTCACCGCGTCCTTGAGGGCCCGAAGGCCGCTTGCCGTCAGGCCGTCCTCACCCTCGGCGAAGCCCAGGCTCATGTTGAGGACGCTCGCCCCGTGATCGACCGCCCAGACGATGCCCGCCGCGGCGTCGGCCGCGCGCACTGCGCCGGTGTTCGAGACGTTGACCTTGACGGGCATCAGCCGCGCGTTGGGGGCGACCCCCGCGAGGCCCTCGCCGTTGTGGGTGGCGGCCGCCGCGATGCCCGCGACGGCGGTCCCGTGCCCCAGGTCGTCCTGGGGCACGCGGGTGGGGGCCGTGACGTTGTGGCCGCTCACGAGCTTGGGGGCGAGCTCCGGGTGCTTCAGGTCGCAGCCTGTGTCGATCACGGCGATGACCGCGTCCGTGGCGCCCTCGCGGATCTCCCAGGCGTCGGCGACCTTCATCCGCTGCATGTCCCACTGCTCGTCGAAGCCGGGGTCGTTCGGGATCGCGCGGGAGGGTGCCGCGTCGCTCAGGGTGCCGGTCACGTCCCGCTCGATGTAGCGCACGCCGCTTTGCCGCGAAAGGGCTGAGAGGTCTTGAGGCTTGGCGCCTTTCACCTGGTAGGTCGCAAGGCCCGTGGCGCCGAGGTGCCGTACCAGTTCGAGGCCGTGACGCTTGCCGATTTCGGCGGCTTGGGCGGCGCTCAGCGCGCCGAGGCCGACGTTGATGCGCACGATCCCCGCCTTCGAGGCGGCGAGCATGGCGTCGAAGCCTTCAGCGGCGGCCGGAAGACCCGTGCCCGCAAGCGGGGCCTGGCAGCCGGCGGCGCTCAGCGCGAGGACGGTCAGGAGCAAAAACGATCGACGACATTTCATGCATGAATTGTCGCCTGCTAGGGGTCAACGCTTGCGTCGATCCCTGCGATCGGGTCGATCCTCATGCCAGTCCAGATGGCGCGAGATCTTGGTCCTGGGCGGCTTCGCGGCAGGATTCTTGCTCGGAGTCTCGGGCGCCTCGAAGGCCTCGACGGGCGGCTTCCAAGGCCGGATGTGGTCGTCGCTGCCGGAACGGGGCGGAGCGATCTTGAGGGGTTCGAGCGGTATCCCGGTGCGCAGGCGCTTGAGGGCCTCGACCTCCTCGCGGTAGCTGAGGGTCACGGCCCGTCCCTCGCGCCCGGCACGGCCCGAGCGGCCCGCGCGGTGGACGTACTGGTCCACGTCGGGCGGCACGGCGTAGTTGACGACCAGATCGACCTCGGGGATGTCGAGCCCGCGCGAGGCCACGTCGGTGGCGACCAGGATCCGGTAGAGCCCGTCACGGAAGCGCGCCATGGTCTCGTTGCGGTTCGCCTGCGGCAAGTCACCGTTGAGGTAGGCGGCGGCGAGCCCCGCCTGGCGCAGGCGCATGGCCACGCGCTTGGTGTCTTCCTTGAGCCGAACGAAGACGATGGCTTGTCCCGGCTCCTCGCGCAGCAGTTTGGTCAGGATGGGCAGCTTGCCGTCCTTGGGAACCGCCACGTGATGGTGAGTCAGGGTCTTGGCGGTGGTGGCGGGCTGGAGGGGGGCCTTTTCCTCCGTCTTGCGCATGGTCGCTTCGGCGTAGGCTTGGACCTCGGGGCCGACCGTGGCCGAGACCAGGACGGTCTGGCGCTCGGTGGGCAGCGCCGCGAGGATTCCGTCCAGGTCGTGCTTGAAGCCGCGCAGCAGCATCTCGTCGGCCTCGTCGAGGACGACGGTACGGCAGTGCTTGAGCATCAAGGCGTCGCGTCGGACCAGGTCGTGCACCCGGCCGGGCGTCCCCACCAGTACGGCGATCCCCTTGTCGATGAGCTTGAGCTGGGGCTCGATGGCCTCGCCGCCGACCAGGGCATGGATCGCGGGGCGCCACTTGCGGGCGGCCTCGCGCAGCACGTCGCGCACCTGCAGCGCCAGCTCGCGGGTCGGCACCAGGATCATGGCCCGGGGGCGCAGGGGGGTGCCCGCGATGGCGTTCAGCAGGGGCAGGCCGTAGGCGAGAGTCTTGCCCGTGCCCGTCTCGGCCTGGATCACCGCGTCGTGGCCTTCGAGCTGGGAGGGGATGCTCGAGGCCTGGATGGGGGTGGGGCGCTCGAAACCGAGTCGCGCAAGGCCGCCGAGCAGCTCGGGCCTTAGGCCGAGCGCTTCGAAGCTCGGGGGGGACGGGGTCATGGAGGGCCTCCTCGCGAGGGTGATGGGCTGGGACCCCCATCTTAGGCGAATCTTCCGCAATTAAAAAGGTAGCTTTTGCGGATGAACGGGGTATAGGTGGACGGGCGCTCCCCTGCTTGTCATGGTGGCGGATTTTCGTTTCTATATCGATATTGTCGAGGTGATTCCAGGTGTTCGCGATTATCGGGCTGCTCATCGTCTTTGGCGCGGTCTTTGGAGGGTTCATGGCGGAGGGCGGCCCCCTCGTGGTCCTCTATCAGCCATACGAGCTCCTCATCATCGGCGGGGCGGCGCTCGGGGCGATGCTCTGCGCGACCCCGGCGCCGGTCCTCAAGCAGATCACCAAGGAGCTACCCACCGTCTTCGCCGGATCCAAGTACACCCGGGCGGCTTACGACGAGATCCTGGGCGCCATGTTCGCGATCTTCACCCGCGCCAAGCGCGAGGGCTTCCTGACGGTCGAAGCGGATCTGGCCGCCCCCCACGAGTCCGAGGCCTTCAGCGGCTTCCCGACCCTGCTGGCGAACCACCACGCCCTCGAGTTCCTGTGCGATTCCATGAAGCTCGCGATCAGCTACCAGGCGAAGCCCGAGCACATCGAGCTCGCGATGGACATCTACCTAGAGACCCACCACGAAGAGGGCGGCCTTGGCAGCGCCTCCTTGACCCGCGTCGCGGACGCCCTGCCCGGTCTGGGCATCGTGGCGGCGGTGCTCGGCATCATCATCGCCCTCCAGAGCCTTAGCGCTCCCCCCGAAGTCCTTGGCCACGCCATTTCGGCGGCGCTGGTCGGCACCTTCCTCGGCCTCTTGCTCTCCTACGGCATGATCCAGCCCATCGCCGCCAACATCGAGGGGCAAGCCAAGGAGAGCGCCCGCTACTTCCAGTGCATCCGCGAGGCCGTGGGGGCCTACTTCAGCGGCTGTGACCCCATCGTGGCCGTCGAGATCGGCCGCCAGGCCATCTACTCCTACAACCGCCCGACCGCCGAGCAGCTCGATGCCATCGTATCGGGGCGCTCGGGGGCGTCGGCTGAGGCCGCCGGGGTGGGGGCCTAATCAGTGGGGCGCAGACGCAAAGGCGGTCACGGCGGGCATCACGGGGGATCCTGGAAGGTCGCGTTGGCCGACTTCATGACGGCGATGATGGCCCTCTTTCTGGTGCTGTGGCTGACGGGCCTCAGCACCAAGGACCAGAAGAAGGGGATCGCCGAGTACTTCCGTGATCCCTCGATCTTCGGTCAGGGCAAGGGGGTCATGAAGGGGACGGAGGTGCCGGTCAACGCCACCATCATCGAGAACCCGCCCATCGGCATCCAGCCGATCCCCGACGTCATAGAGCCGCCGGCTTCGACCGAGAGCATCGCGGCCGAGATCCAGGAGGCCCTCTTGGAAGGCTCGCTCTGGCCCTTCCGTGACAGCATCCAGGTCAAAGAGACGCCCGAAGGGATCGAGCTTTCGGTGGTCGAGAAGGCGAAAGACGTCTTGTTCGACAGCGGCGCGCCTTCGCCGACCCCACGCACGGTCGACATCCTCAAGGCCATCTCCCGCGAGCTCAAGGGGGTCAGCAACCACATCATGATCGGCGGCCACACGGATGCCCATCCGCTGGCCCTCAGGAACGGCTACACCAACTGGGAGCTCTCGGCGGATCGCGCCAACAAGGCACGCAACATCCTGGAGTCCAACGGGGTGAACGCAAAGCGCATCTGGGCGGTGCGCGGCTTCGCCTCGACCCACCCCATCAACGA
This genomic window from bacterium contains:
- the motA gene encoding flagellar motor stator protein MotA, encoding MFAIIGLLIVFGAVFGGFMAEGGPLVVLYQPYELLIIGGAALGAMLCATPAPVLKQITKELPTVFAGSKYTRAAYDEILGAMFAIFTRAKREGFLTVEADLAAPHESEAFSGFPTLLANHHALEFLCDSMKLAISYQAKPEHIELAMDIYLETHHEEGGLGSASLTRVADALPGLGIVAAVLGIIIALQSLSAPPEVLGHAISAALVGTFLGLLLSYGMIQPIAANIEGQAKESARYFQCIREAVGAYFSGCDPIVAVEIGRQAIYSYNRPTAEQLDAIVSGRSGASAEAAGVGA
- a CDS encoding OmpA family protein — protein: MGRRRKGGHGGHHGGSWKVALADFMTAMMALFLVLWLTGLSTKDQKKGIAEYFRDPSIFGQGKGVMKGTEVPVNATIIENPPIGIQPIPDVIEPPASTESIAAEIQEALLEGSLWPFRDSIQVKETPEGIELSVVEKAKDVLFDSGAPSPTPRTVDILKAISRELKGVSNHIMIGGHTDAHPLALRNGYTNWELSADRANKARNILESNGVNAKRIWAVRGFASTHPINEKDPFASENRRISIVILKN